GACAATTATTGCATTGCGGTTCTGCCTGCCGTAAAGATTGGTGGCGTTCCAGATCATCTATACCGTGGTTGTGTCTCAGGCGGCGTCTACATTGCCCAACTCGCTTCGGTCAACGCAGTTCCTGAAATTCGCTATCCTTGGGCGAATCGTGAGACGCCATACGACGGAGGGTTCGGCGAAACTTCTGCCGGCAATTACTCGATGATGATCGGTGACATGGGCAGCCTGCATCTTTTCCTGAAGCCAGATGGGACCATTACCTGCAGCAGTGAGACGCACTGAGCAGCGTGGGCAAGTAACAAAACGGTGCACGGGAATTGTGCATCACCCCGATTTTTTCAAATGTAAGCCGTCCGGCACAATCCCGTGACCGTGGTCGTTAGCAACTCAACGTCACAGTTCTTCCTTTCATCGCATTGTTTCAAATGGTTGGTTGTGGCGCTTGGGTTTTCAGTCAGACCATTGTTGAAAACGTTTTCACTTTTTTCCTTTGATTCCGCCGCTTCGTGTCAGACGGAGTGATCTCACGTTTTCACTTTGCTCCCTTGACTACTGAGCTTCCTGTCAGACAATTAAGGTTCCCTGTTCTCACCGTGAGTTTGTTTTCAGAACGTCAACACAGCCGCTTCTCGGCAGCCACACTTTAAAGCTCAGCCAGCCCTTCAGCTTCCCGGAAAGTTGCTAACAAAACGGTGCACCGGAACCGTGGGCCTCGCCAATTTTCGATTTCACATCTTCACTCCACGGTCCGGTGACCGTGGTCGTTATGCCCCCAAAGTTCAGCGCTCATGAAGCGAACCACGATCCAAAAGATGCTTCGACCTACACTTCTCGCGACAACCGTGGTAGCCGTCGTTTTCTGGATGGTCATGTTCGTTTTCTGGGGCACAATATCTGAGGCATACGGGCCAATGGAACAGGATGAAAGCTGTTGCCTGATTTGCTACCGCGACCGGGTTGAAAAATGGGTTTGCGGAACGAAGGTTCGAAACGAAGTGACCTCCAACGAATATTCTGACTGGATTGACTCGTTCACTTCCCCGGATCATGAACACGTGTGGGCGGGGTCTACGACATACCACCGCGCGCGCTGGTTCGGCGGAACCTCGATCGGGTGTGGCGGGGTCGCGACGATCCCGAGGATGTTTGAACAACGCAGTCTCCTTGGTGAAGCCAAGTCGCAACAACTTGTGCTCAAGTACCATGAACTTCTCAGGCAACAATCGCCAAGAATCGACTTGAACGAACTGGCTCAATTCGTGGATATTGTCGTTCAAGATCCAGATAAACTGCTGAAACTTGAGACGGAAAACTGAACAACAGGGCATAACAAAACTGTGCACCGGAACCGTGGGCCTCGCCGATTTTTTGATTTCACATCTTCACCCCACGGTCCGGTGACCGTCGGCGTTATGTGCGAAAGAAGGAGGCCACTCTGTGGTAGCCGCCAAGTCACCCAGTCGTGAGCGGATTCGCCGTGCAGTCGTAGTCGTCCTCGTCATCGCCGGATTTCGCATCTATCCCGAGTTTGCACCGTGGGGCACCAATCCCATTACAATCCTCACTTCATGCTCGTGGGGGGCGTCATTCGATTCGACCGAGATTTCTAAATCCACATCCCCTCATTCCGGCGACGTGAAAACGTGGTCGCTCATTCACCAGACGCGTTCTCCACGCGGCCTCGACATTGTGTCGAACGCTGAGGACCTACAGCACCCTGATTCGAGTATCAACTACTGGACTTGGATTATCAGTGACAATCTCGTGTTGGGTCCACGCGTCGTCTCGCAGGGCTACATGTCCGGTGATAGAATCAAGGATCGAAAACCACCTGAAACCTCGCACGACAACCACAATAGAACTATATTTCAATTCGAAAAGGGATCCTTGCCGCTGGACTATGCCAGCCACACATAACAACACCATGCAGCCGAGTTGTGGTCGGCCCGCAATCACATGGATCATCAACCGCCACAACCGGCTGATGGTCGGCGTTAGCTGGCAAAGCATCAGCTTGCCACTATTCCCGCGGTTTTGGCTACGGATCGAAGCGTGAATTGGAGAAATAGACAATCAGAACTGAATCGCATCAATTGGCACTTGAGCCGTCTATTCGGCATGGTTATCGGAGCGATTCAGGGGGCCCTCCTGGGGCTCTTAATTAGTCTGGCCGTTGACAACTTCCGCATCTTCTTTCCTTGCGACATTATCGCATTCAGCGCGCTGCTCTGTGCAGTGATCGGTTACATTTTTGGAGAACGCGTCGTGGAGTATCTCACGGATCTCATACGCAAAGTTCTGGACTACCTTCCGCACGGCCCCAGTTAGGTTCCCAATTGTCTTGGCACATCTTCTGGTAACATCTGCCCGGTATTCATTGCTGGCAATACACAAACTTTCCATCCATTCACAAAACGCCCACGCAAGGCCAATCTGAAACACCAGCGCTTTGACGTACAATCTCACCCGCTCACAAACGTGAACTTTGCTCATTTCGCCGCGCGTCAATCTGGCAGTCACCCGCACACCTGCCAGCTAACCAAACGGTGAAGCCGAGTTGTGGTCCATGGCGTTTTGCTCATTGCGAGGCTCGTTCATTTTTCCAGTCTACCGCCACAACACGGCTTACCTTTTTCGTTATTTTGCATCAGTGGCGGTGTTCGGTTGCCACACATCGGCTGATGTCCGGCGACCATGGCAGGCACGCCACGCCGAATGCGTCGCACACGAAACCTCGCTTCGCAATCGTCCCGTTGATCGTCAGTTCCTGCTGCTTGCCATCCGTGCCCAGATCAAATCAATTCGTGGGCGACCTTCAAGTTTCTGCGGTCGACGCTTCATCCATCCATTGAATCAGGTTCACCTGCGACCGACGGAAGGATTGCTCCGGGCAACCCCTTTCGTGTGATTCGGATTGCCAGGGCTCCCAGGCAGACAATCCAGGGCTTTCGTTTTGGCGAATTGTCCGTAGACTGAATGTTGTTGATGCTCGCGGCGTGATCGTTGATCGAACAGCGGGCAAAATAACAACTCGTTGCACCGGAGCAGCGGCGTCGTGGACTCTGAATCCCGCGTCGCTCATCGCTGCCCGGTGAACTCAGACGTTATTCGGCGTGAGCAACCCTGCCACGGACACTCGCGAAGGTCGCGCGCTCAGGCGGTTGACTCAAAACTCAGTAACCTCGACTTCCAGCCGCGTTATGCTCTGCGCACTGCCTTTGCCCTGGATCGTTGCTGCGAATTGCCATATCCAATCATGCAGGGTGCGGGCGTAAAGCATTGCCCCGGTCGTGACTGAAAGCTGGCACGCGATTACGACTTACGGAAACCACGTTCGCTCGAACACAGAAAACGGCAGCGCAGAAACTCAAACAGCCAGCGTCATCGCGGATGCCTTTTCCTCACCGCAAAAGACCCAGGCTTCCAGACCCGCAAAGGCACCAGTACGATTCAGTCAAGGCGAACGCACATGATGGGCGTGAGCTTGCGAACAAACCAAACGCCCAATAACAAATGGATGCACCCGAGTTGCCGACTCGCGGGTTTCGAAGTCAACATCGCTCGCGGCAACCGGGTGATCATGAACGTTATGCGTACAAGACACCGTGAATGAGCTACTCACACAACTCGCCGAACGAATCCGCTGTTCGCCAGCAATTGAATGCGACAATGGGTACATGGATGACTCCGGTGAAATATTTCCGCCACGGCCACCACATCCACCCATATCCGAATCAGACGTTGCCCACGTGGAAAACCAACTTGGGTTTCCACTGCCAGAGTTAGTGCGGCAAATTGCCCTAACGGTTGCCGACGGTGGATTCGGCCCCAATTACGGAGTAAACCGATTAAAGCATCCCGCTAATGTGCCATTCGAGCCACACTGGGAGTACCCCATGTCTGTAGAATCGTGGCACCACCTGTACCAACAACCCAACCCAGATGAACCGGATTGGCTGTCCGCCTACCCACGACGGTTCATTAGGTACTGCGAGGTTGGCTGCAATATTTCACTGCTGGTTGATTGCACGGACGACTCCGCAATGATGTTTATCGACGATCCCAACGTCTCAGACTCAGTCAAGCCACTAAATCAAAGCCTTGATCGTTGGCTCAACGACTGGATATCAAAGCAACCATGGCCGCGTGATACGTACGCATAACTAATGAGCGTTTGACTTCGCGGCGATGGTAGTTGGCGGGTTGGTCGCGGGGTTGATGTTGTTGTTTGAGTTGGTGGCGATGCAGGTTGGTCGAGCCGAAGCTCAAACGCTTTGTTCAAGGAGCCCGGCTGGGTGCGAAAGGCTGAGTTTTTCTGCTTCGTTTCGTGCAGAATTTACTCACCGCGCAGCGTTAAGAGACTCGGTTGCTCCACGGTTATGTGATCGATTGGCTCAGGCGTACTGCCGATTCGTCAAGCTTCGAAGACTCGGCTTCGTTCGGTGTGACAACGTCATCATCCGGAATCGAGATACGGCAGCGGGTGTTCGTACAGGACTCGGCCGACGTGATCGGTGATCATCACCAGATGCAGGTCACCGCCGCATTCACGACACACCATCGGCCGCTTCGGTGGTTCTTCCGCAACGGCTCGCTTCGCCAGGATGTAACACATGCCCAGGTAGAAACACGCCAGCATCCGCACATAGTCGATACTCAGCGAACTGTGTGAGTGCAAAAAACCGTAGTAGCGGATTCTGTGAAAGTTCGGCGGCAACACGTGCTGCAAAAAGCCTCTCACAAACTCCTGCCCCGAAACTTTGCGACGCTTCGAAAACTTCTTCCCCGACGGCGTGTAGCGATAGGTCACGTGAGTCTCATTCATCGACTCGATGCGGTTGTTACTGATCGCCACACGGTAAACGTACGGAGCCAGATACTTCAGCACGCCGCGTCCGTCGCCCACCGCTTCGACATCCATCACCCACGGCCGAGTCCACGCACGCGGATCAGCGGCCAGAAATTCGTCCTCAATCCCCGCCGCTCGAACCGCATCGCGAAACTTCGCGGGGAAGACTGTGGACGCGGCCTTCTCCGGCAGCAGAAAATTCGGCGGACACTGCTGCCAGCCGGGCGGTCCCGGCGGACCATGGCGTGGCGAGCCGCTTGACCTGGTGCGTTTCATGCGCCGAGGCGTGGCCGTTGGCTCCTGCGAACCATCTTCCGAAACACCACCGCCGGGCACCACGAAATGCACGTGCGGATTGTAGACCGTGAAGTCTCGCCCCCACGTGTGCAGAACTCCGAAGAAGCCCATCCGCTTCGTGCCAACGAACCGCTTTCCAGACGCCAGTTCGTGAATCGTCTGACTGCCACAGTCGAACAACGCTCGATAGCACACGTCCTGGTGAGCGCGCACGACCTTCCGCAGCGCTTCGGGCACTGTGAAGGTGACCATAAAGTAGGGCACCGGCAGCAATTCGGACAGACGATCGGCGAGCCACTTCTGCGTCTTGTCAGACTGGCAGTTCGGGCAGTGTCGGTTGTTGCAACTGCGTCCCACCCAGTGAGTTCGCTGGCAGTCGCCGCAGTCGTATCGCAGATGGCCCAGTTCTCCGGTGCGACACTTTGATATGAAACTCAGCACGCGCTTGTGCTGCAACGGCATGCGTTCGCCGAACTGTTTCAGATAGTCGTCCCCGTGCTGCCGCAATACGTCGGCAACGGTCGGCATCTATCGCGGCTTGCGATTTCGGTGCGGATCGTTGTCAGGACCGATAGGTGGTTCGCCGGGCGGCGGAAACATGTTGTCGAACAATGTTCCCGCGTCGGCGATATCGTCGTGAGTCTTGCGACCGTCTTCTTCCTTCGGATCCGTCAGATGCAGGTAGACCAGCGTCGTCTGCAGGTTCTTATGGCCAAGGAACTTCTGAATCCAGCGCAGCGACACGCCGGCCTCAAACAGATGCGTGGCGATGCTGTGCCGCAGCGTGTGGATCGAAACCTGCTTGGTGAAGCCGAGCTCGCTGACCACATCCTTGATGCAGCCTTGCACGGTCGACGGATCCATCGGCCGCGACGTCGTCGGGCCCTCTTTCTTCGTGCGTCCGATCTGCGGAAACAGCAGCGTTGGATTGCGATGCGTCTTCCAGTAACTGCGCAGCACATGCAGCGTCGAATGCGGCAACGTCACGAAGCGATCCTTCGCGCCCTTGCCACGATGCACATGCACCAGCATGCGTTCGGCATCGATGTCGCCGATCTGCAGACTCAGCGCTTCGCTCATCCGCAGGCCGAGCGTATAGGTGGCCCAGAAGTAGGCTCGATTGCGCGGCTGCCGCACGGCGGCGATCAGTCGGTGAACTTCGTCGATGGACAGCACATCCGGCAGCGTTTTCTGTTTCGGAATACGCAGCTTCGTGAGCACTTTCCAGTCACGCGGTTCGGTGTACTTGTAGAAGAATTTGAGCCCACTGTAAGCGACTCGCAGCGAACCCGGAGCGAACTCGCAGTCGTTGATCAGGTACAACAGATAGTCGGCGACCTGTTGTTCGGAAAGCTGATCCGGCGGCGTGTGGTAATGACCGGCCAGCTTGCGAACTTCGCGAAGGTAGCCATCATGAGTCCGTTGCGCCATACCCCGCAACTGCAGATCCTGCGACATCCGTTCGCGGAGCGACTTCGTGGGTTGGTTGTTACTGCGTTGTTCGTCCGAGTTGCTGTTGTTCCCGTTCTGTGAAGAATGATCGTGTGACATGAAATGGTCTCCCTGAAAGTGAAAGAAACAATCAGAAAGACATGGCACAAGATTTCACTACATTCGCAAATCAGACTCCATTAGAAAATACCCCGCCGCGCAGCGGCTCACTTGAACAATCCGTTGCACACGCAAGCTGTGTGCCGCATGGAAACATAGATTGACGTCGTTCTTCGCGACCTCAAGCTGCGACTTCATTTAGAGTTTTTACTCATGGTACAACAGATGACATCACTGGTTGTCGGTGCGAGTGGCGCGACGGGGCGGCTGCTTGTTGAACAACTTCTTGACCGGGGGCAACGCGTCAAAGCCATCGTGCGGTCTCCCGATAAGTTGCCCAGAACGCTGTTAGACCATCAACATCTAACCGTGATTCAGGCTGGAATTGCTGAGGCCAGCGACACTGAACTGGCAGAATACGTCAAGGGTTGTGATGCCGTAGCCTCGTGCCTGGGACATAACTTGACACTGAAGGGCATTTATGGTCAACCTCGCAGGTTGGTCACTGATGCGATTCGCCGGCTATGCAACGCGGTCAAATCAAACGCAACAGAGCGGCCAGTCAAGTTCGTGCTGATGAATACGGCCGGAAATTCTAATCGTGACCTTGTCGAACCCGTTTCGTTTCATCAAAAGTGCGTAATCGGGATGCTGCGGCTGAGCGTCCCTCCTCATGCAGACAATGAGGAGGCGGCCGACTATCTGCGTACCGTGATTGGTCAAACGGATCAGGCAATCGAATGGGCCGTCGTTCGCCCAGATAGTCTGACCGACGAATCGGCCGTCAGCGAGTACCATGCGTACCCGTCGCCGACGCGAAGTGCGATCTTCAACGCGGGTAAGACGAGCCGAATCAATGTCGCGCACTTCATGGCAGACCTGATTGTCGACGATGATGTGTGGACACGCTGGAAAGGTCAAATGCCCGTCATCTATAACGCGGGATATTAACTGTTGTGTACTGAGTCGCAGGTTGCGCGGCTTGTTTGAATTGAATCCTGTTCGCCGCGATCCGGTGGCCCTGGACCTTTAGTCACGAGATGTGAGTCCCGTATTTTATGAGCCGAATTGAACTGCTGACCGAGAATTTTCGTTCTGTCCGACGATACACGAACATGGTGATTGACGGAATTAGTCCTGACGATTGGTTTCGCGTCCCCGATGCATGCCCCACTCACATTGCTTGGCAGATTGGCCACATCACTATCGGCAATTACGGTCTGGCCCTTGCGATTCCACGCGGCGATCGCCCGGATGATGTGGAGCTGGTTCCATTATCGTTTCGTGAGCAGTTTGCGCGAGGTTCCACACCTGATGCGGATCCTACTGCCTATCCCTCGATTGAATTGATTACTTCGACATTCAACCGAGTCCACGACCAAATACTCGCGGAACTTCCCACATTCACCGACGAATTGCTCGATGATTCCCCTCCTCTTGAACATCCTATGTTTAGTACCAAGTTTGGCTCGTTGCTGTGGAGCATTCAACATGGGTACACACACGCCGGACAGATCTCATTGCTTTATCGTCTAAACGGAGGCACGCCGAGGTTCTGAGCGGCAGCGCGGGTGGACCGTGTTTCTGAAAGCCGCGGGGAGCAAAGAATGCTCTGAGATGTCGTTCCGAGGGAATTTGAAAGCATCGTCACTGCCGGAAAGCCGGGATTTCAGGCGTCAACCTTTTACTGGAGAACAATCACCATTGAAGCTGCGTCGAAATCGCGTGATAGTTTCAGTGTTGGCGGCATTAGTCGTCATCACAGGATACAGTGTGTACTCCATCAACCAGAATATACGTAACTCGTACGCCGTGTGGTGGGTTGCGGACATGGTCATTGAACACTTGCGTGCGAATGACAACCAGTGGCCAGATTCGTGGAAAGACCTGCGCGATGACTATCGAACTAGCGTCGATCGTTCGGGACAAGCTTGGCAGTTTGAAGAGCTGCGATCTCGCGTTTCTGTAGACTTCAACATTGACAGTCACGCACTCAATGCAGCGGTTCAACAAGCCACAGAAGCGGAGTTCCGCGTCATTTGGTTGTCCGATGGCAGTACGGTGCACTGGCAATCGCACGAGCCAAATTCTATGGTGTTTAACTACTTCAAAGGCGTAACTTCTATTGAACCAGTGCACACTGGATTCGGAGGAACCTCACCGGGCAAGTAGACACTGCAATAGGATCGAGCTCGGTGAAGACATTTGCAAACCATGCAGCGGGGCCGAATTCGGCGAAGCTTAGCGTGATATGGCATCGCAGGAGCCTGCACTGTTTGTGACTGATTCAACCACACGTAAGCGTGACCTCGCCAAAGAGGACTGCCGCACTTTGAAGCAGTGCTTCTGTGTCGGCGCACTCATGGTGTTGATCTACTCTCTCGTCAATTGCCGGTGGACTGCTACTCTTGTTACCGTGAATAGTGGCACCTGCTCCCTACACCTGTCGCGAGCTCCAATTTGGGATCCACCGGCAGCACCCGCGTACGCCGACTTCGCGAATTCATTCCCGTTTTTGCAAGACAAGCCAGCACCGCCGCATCCCGCAACTGTGCACTTGGAAATCGCCTCATCGTTCGTCCATTTCGCACTTTGGCTTTGGCCCATTTGTTGCGTAGTGGCAATTATCTACTCAACCTTGTCCGGCCATTCGCCTGATTTGCTGCTCGATGTTGTCTGGTGGACCGCGATCTGTATGACCGCTTCCGCTGCGTTGTGCGTATTGCTCTGGATCGCATTTGGTGGCTGGGGACCGCCAGACCCCGCGTTCTTTGCACTCCTCGGAATAATTATTGGTCCATGCATCGCATTCTTGCGTCAGGGCTGGTCCGGTCGAGCTGCAGAACTGCTGGCAGAAAAACGTCAGGTACCAAAGTGACGCGGGGTAAGTCTCAGCCGGGCAAGGTGGGGCGAGCAAAAAAGCTGCAAGAACCTTGAATTGATACCTTTTTCGCCTCACTAAAAGTCGATACTTCCAGTCTGCACCAGTGCGATGGACGTACACATTCCACGAGTCATGATGACGAAAACCCAGAAGGCGGGCCTTCTGACCTCATTGCCCTCCGCAACTATGTCGCCCATCAATGACGGTACGATTTCAACTGCAAATTCACCGATGATTAGAAGGCAGAGGATTCCGAGAGTGCCTCACAAAGAGCGCCTCACCAGACTTGAATAACAAATGATCCGTCGATCGCACTGGCCCTACGTTGTCGGGAACTATTCCGTTTCGGATTCCACCAGCACCAATGGTGCGATGTCGCCGTTTCTTTTGACTCGGCCAAACACCGTTTCGTGAGCGGTGTGGTAGCCGAGTACGGCGCGGAGAGTTTCGCCGCAGCGGAGGCTGCGATACAGCAACAACTGATAGTTGCCCACGCGAACTCGGTAGGCGGACGCTGTGCGAGGCGTCATGACCTTGCGATCTTCGGTGACGGTCAGACGGCTCCAGTCCGGGTCGCGGTGTTTACGGTCGGGATGCCAGTCCAGGACCAGCGGCACCGTGACACCGCCCTTGTTTTTAGCCGTCATTACTAACCGGCCGTCCAGAACGTCGCACGTTCCCATCGCTTGAATGACGCGATCGTCCTCAAGCCATGCCGGAATTGCTTTTGCGGTCACCTTGCCGCGTTTCAGGCTGATTTCGCGAGTGATGGAATCCGTCGCCGCTGTTGTTTCGGGCGACAATGGTAGCTGGCTGGTGAATTCAATGTCCGCGTCGTCGTCCGGACCGGTCACAGAATCGGTGATCACGGCGACGTGTTGATCCAGCGACAACATAATCTGTCTCACATGCCGCACACCGTCTGCCGAACCGGATTCCAGTTCGGCGAACGCAACTTCTTTGTCTTCAAACCAGCACGTACACACCCAGCTTCCCGCGGTTTCATGACGTTCGCCGTTGACCGTGATGTGGCTGGTCCATTCGCCATACAATAGGTTTGTGCCCAACGCCGCCAGATGCATGTTCGGGTTGGTTTCATCCCAGTCCAAGGCCATCACGTCGGCATCGATCCGCAGTCCGTTTCGAAGCAGAGCAAATTCTGCCCAATCCGATTGTTCGCTGCAGCGTTCTGCACTGGTTTTCGATTTTTGGGACTTCGATTTTGATGATGTCTTAGATTTTGAGCGGCCGGGTCGTTCAATCAGCTCGGCGACCAGCGAACGCAATTTCGACGATCCGGGAACGTCCGCCAGACGAAGTCCATGCTGCAGAATGATGGCCGATTGATCGGGCCGACTCGCGAATTCCTGGTGAGGCTGATTGGCGTGTGTGATCAGTCCTTCCGGCGTCATCAGCGCCACGACGCGTTGCAGAGCTTGCTGCCACCGTCGCATCGTTTTTGTTGAAGCCCATTCCGTTTTGAAGGCACTGGACCAGCCGGCCACTCGCACAAACGACGCCAGCCAGTCCGTCGCGTGGCGGCCAACGGCGGCCTGCAAAGTCCCATCGGTATCCGTTACGTCTTCAATGGCAGAAGCGAGTCGTTTAGCCGGTTCTTTGCGCCAGTCCTTTGAAGATGAAACCGCTTCCAGAAGCAGGCTTAGGGTGAAGGGGACCTCGGCTTGAGCGACGCACTGTGTGAGCAAATCTGTGGTGGCCGGTGTGGTGGGAACCGGATCGCAGGCCCAGTCCTGCATGTTTAAGTTGGCGAGCCCACAGTAAAGCAGGCACGCGTTTTCCGGCGAACAGTCTTCTGAGTGCCTTAACAAAACTTCTGCGGCCACCAGGCTGGCGAATGGCGACGGAGCGGGATTCGCGACTTTGAAGGCGTTGGCCACGTTCGCAATCAGGGATCGCAAGTGCTGTTCACGCGCCTTTCGGCTGGCTTTGGCGTCGTCTGTGACTTGATCGAGCAGCGCGAGTAGCTCGCGATCCGCGTCTGCCACGGCGATGGTTTCGGACCACAGAGATGTAAACGGTGTTTCTGGAAATTCTTTTTCGAAACGCTTGCGTGATTTACTTAGCGACTTCGTCAAGGCATGTTGGAACGTGGCCGGATCTCCGGCGGACGCGGCCCGCACCATTTTGGGATCGGCGGTTTTGCGAAATTTCAGGTCAGCCAGGCAACTGGTGGCAACGTCTGTCATGGAATAGCTTCTGAAGTCGGCGACGCCACGAACCACGTAAAATCGCGTCGAACGGCGGAAATGGTCGGTCAATCGGCGGCAGAATACCCGATTGCCGAGTCATATTGAATTGCCCACCCCTTCCAGAATCGCGCCTTTCGCGAATTCGGTGACCTGGCAGGTATAGTCGGAACTTCGCCGGCCACAACCATCGATGGCAGTCCTCCGTTTGTCGGTATTGCGTCCGGCGCGGTGGTAACGGAAAATGGTCGTGGGACTCGCCAGAGTTCCTGCGATTCGATCGGGCCTCGGGATTTCTGGCGAATTCCACGACGTCCCCAAAAGCGGAAGTGCCCCTCGCGGCGCCAATGTGACACCCTTAAGTTGAAAGTGCCTGTGCGTTTGGCGAGAATCGGACGATTCGCTGGCCTTGACGTTTCTTCCATTGGCCGTTTTGCATGTCGTTTCTTCAACCTGCCCTTCTGTTCGCTCTGCCGCTGATTGCGTTGCCGATATTGATCCATTTGATCAATCAGAACCGGCATAAGACGATCAACTGGGCCGCCACCATGTTTTTGCTGCAGGCGAAACGCATGGCGCGAGGGATGGCGCGGCTAAGGTACCTGCTGCTGCTGCTGGCTCGCATGCTGGCCGTTGCCGGCTTGATCTTCGCACTTAGTCGCCCCATGGCAGGTGGCTGGCTGGGGCTGACTTCGTCCAACACGCCCGACATGACCATCGTTGTGCTGGATCGATCGGTCAGCATGGAAGAACAGAATCCGAACACCAGCCAATCCAAGCGTTCGACGGCTCTTAGCAAGCTGATCGATCTGGTTAAGAAAACGGAATCCAACACAAAATTGGTTTTGTTCGACAGCGCGACCAAACAACCGGTGGAAATTAGTTCTGTCGAAGAACTGGCTGAACTGCCAGAAGCTGGTCCCACCGCAACGATGTCCGACATCCCTGCTCTGATGCAGCAGGTTTCTGAATACATGGACACGAACGAAACCGGACGCACGGATGTCTGGATCTGTTCGGACCTGCGTCGCAACGACTGGAACCCGACCGCCGGACGCTGGGAATCCGTCCGCAAGGAACTGGCGGCTCGCGACGGCGTCAGACTGTTTTTGCTGACCTATCCCGACATCGCCGAAGACAATCTCGCCGTTGCTGTTAGCGGCGTTCATCGGCGTGAATCGTTGGAAGGCGCCGAGCTGGTCATGGACATTCGCATCACCAGATCAGGTGCGGCGGATGAACCGAAGCCGATCGAGCTGGTCGTCGTGATCGATGGAGCTCGTTCGCGGCTGGACCTGGAAATGACGGGAAGCCAGCTCGTCCGCAATGGCCATTCGATTCCACTGGATAAGGATGCAAAGCAAGGGTGGGGCCGAGTTGAATTGCCGCGAGATTCGAACCTCGCCGACAACACCTACAACTTCGTTTATGCGGAACCGGCCGTTCGGAAAACGGTGATCGTATCCGACGACGATCGTGCGGCAGAGATGTTCCGAATCGCGACCAGGACGCCGGTCGACAGTAGTCT
This DNA window, taken from Fuerstiella marisgermanici, encodes the following:
- a CDS encoding SMI1/KNR4 family protein — encoded protein: MDDSGEIFPPRPPHPPISESDVAHVENQLGFPLPELVRQIALTVADGGFGPNYGVNRLKHPANVPFEPHWEYPMSVESWHHLYQQPNPDEPDWLSAYPRRFIRYCEVGCNISLLVDCTDDSAMMFIDDPNVSDSVKPLNQSLDRWLNDWISKQPWPRDTYA
- a CDS encoding IS91 family transposase: MPTVADVLRQHGDDYLKQFGERMPLQHKRVLSFISKCRTGELGHLRYDCGDCQRTHWVGRSCNNRHCPNCQSDKTQKWLADRLSELLPVPYFMVTFTVPEALRKVVRAHQDVCYRALFDCGSQTIHELASGKRFVGTKRMGFFGVLHTWGRDFTVYNPHVHFVVPGGGVSEDGSQEPTATPRRMKRTRSSGSPRHGPPGPPGWQQCPPNFLLPEKAASTVFPAKFRDAVRAAGIEDEFLAADPRAWTRPWVMDVEAVGDGRGVLKYLAPYVYRVAISNNRIESMNETHVTYRYTPSGKKFSKRRKVSGQEFVRGFLQHVLPPNFHRIRYYGFLHSHSSLSIDYVRMLACFYLGMCYILAKRAVAEEPPKRPMVCRECGGDLHLVMITDHVGRVLYEHPLPYLDSG
- a CDS encoding site-specific integrase; the encoded protein is MSHDHSSQNGNNSNSDEQRSNNQPTKSLRERMSQDLQLRGMAQRTHDGYLREVRKLAGHYHTPPDQLSEQQVADYLLYLINDCEFAPGSLRVAYSGLKFFYKYTEPRDWKVLTKLRIPKQKTLPDVLSIDEVHRLIAAVRQPRNRAYFWATYTLGLRMSEALSLQIGDIDAERMLVHVHRGKGAKDRFVTLPHSTLHVLRSYWKTHRNPTLLFPQIGRTKKEGPTTSRPMDPSTVQGCIKDVVSELGFTKQVSIHTLRHSIATHLFEAGVSLRWIQKFLGHKNLQTTLVYLHLTDPKEEDGRKTHDDIADAGTLFDNMFPPPGEPPIGPDNDPHRNRKPR
- a CDS encoding NAD(P)-dependent oxidoreductase; this encodes MTSLVVGASGATGRLLVEQLLDRGQRVKAIVRSPDKLPRTLLDHQHLTVIQAGIAEASDTELAEYVKGCDAVASCLGHNLTLKGIYGQPRRLVTDAIRRLCNAVKSNATERPVKFVLMNTAGNSNRDLVEPVSFHQKCVIGMLRLSVPPHADNEEAADYLRTVIGQTDQAIEWAVVRPDSLTDESAVSEYHAYPSPTRSAIFNAGKTSRINVAHFMADLIVDDDVWTRWKGQMPVIYNAGY
- a CDS encoding DinB family protein, translated to MSRIELLTENFRSVRRYTNMVIDGISPDDWFRVPDACPTHIAWQIGHITIGNYGLALAIPRGDRPDDVELVPLSFREQFARGSTPDADPTAYPSIELITSTFNRVHDQILAELPTFTDELLDDSPPLEHPMFSTKFGSLLWSIQHGYTHAGQISLLYRLNGGTPRF
- a CDS encoding BatA domain-containing protein, with protein sequence MSFLQPALLFALPLIALPILIHLINQNRHKTINWAATMFLLQAKRMARGMARLRYLLLLLARMLAVAGLIFALSRPMAGGWLGLTSSNTPDMTIVVLDRSVSMEEQNPNTSQSKRSTALSKLIDLVKKTESNTKLVLFDSATKQPVEISSVEELAELPEAGPTATMSDIPALMQQVSEYMDTNETGRTDVWICSDLRRNDWNPTAGRWESVRKELAARDGVRLFLLTYPDIAEDNLAVAVSGVHRRESLEGAELVMDIRITRSGAADEPKPIELVVVIDGARSRLDLEMTGSQLVRNGHSIPLDKDAKQGWGRVELPRDSNLADNTYNFVYAEPAVRKTVIVSDDDRAAEMFRIATRTPVDSSLIYESEILPSASSNAIAWEETALVVWQAPLPDGLLAKQLEDFVNSGRSVIFFPPESPNGNTVLGGTWGDWMTPEKGEQFTFKPWRTDADLLANTQSGSPLPVGQVQCYRACRLDTSNSTSLWQLDSGMPLLARATTDQGAAWFCSTLPTVGESNLLRNGVTFYVMMQRALARGASVLGMARQLEAGLLPGSAGTEWKPLDETSKQNWNSQRTISAGLYESDGKLLALNRPLAEDTATVMGDEALNEVLAGLEYTRIDDKVGGAMQLANEVWRTFLVIMIFALIAEALLCVPEKPAQKASAADFKKEPAIVAT